Proteins encoded within one genomic window of Humulus lupulus chromosome 1, drHumLupu1.1, whole genome shotgun sequence:
- the LOC133832550 gene encoding uncharacterized mitochondrial protein AtMg00860-like, whose product MAEHDKHLRSVLKKLKEYQMYAKFKKCVFWLEKVAFLAHIVSKDGVEVDPAKIEVVRDWPKPKNTTEVRSFLGLAGYYRKFFEGFSKIATCLTNFTRKQQKFIWSDRCEDSFQTLKYKLISAPVLCVPTNKDKFVVYFNASKLGLGCVLMKNEKVVTYASRQLNEYEQRYPTHDLELATVIFALKIWRHYLYGEKCEIYMDQKGLKYFFT is encoded by the coding sequence ATGGCCGAACATGATAAACACCTTCGGTCGGTACTAAAAAAACTCAAGGAATATCAGAtgtatgcaaagttcaagaaatgtgtgTTTTGGTTGGAAAAGGTAGCCTTTTTAGCTCATATAGTGTCTAAAGATGGAGTGGAAGTGGATCCTGCTAAAATCGAAGTTGTAAGGGATTGGCCAAAACCTAAGAACACaacagaagtaagaagcttcttaggattggcaggatattataggAAGTTTTTTGAGGGATTCTCAAAGATAGCCACATGCTTAACAAATTTTACTCGGAAGCAGCAAAAGTTTATTTGGAGTGACAGATGTGAGGATAGTTTCCAAACATTGAAATATAAGTTAATATCTGCACCAGTGCTATGTGTACCCACCAATAAGgataagtttgtggtatattTCAATGCATCTAAATTAGGGTTGGGATGTGTgttaatgaaaaatgaaaaggtAGTAACCTATGCATCAAGACAATTGaatgagtatgagcagaggtaccccactcatgatctcGAGTTAGCAACAGTGATTTTTGcattaaagatttggaggcactatctatatggagagaagtgtgaaatctACATGGACCAAAAGggcctaaagtacttcttcacctag